The proteins below come from a single Kryptolebias marmoratus isolate JLee-2015 linkage group LG12, ASM164957v2, whole genome shotgun sequence genomic window:
- the tecpr1b gene encoding tectonin beta-propeller repeat-containing protein 1 has protein sequence MPITLLWAVDVYGRVYSLSTAGQSWVRADDMLLELKRVTAGKERCWGIGCDHHVYLHIIPSENPIRYREETYENQRWNPVDGFTDVLLPTDRWPWSDVTGMNPQPLHSFQLPSRSWEWEGDWYVDQSCGGEPSQTGGWEYAVDFPANFSPDKKWNSCVRRRRWIRYRRYTAQGTWAKIPLDNPRKTPLPLCDISCGGWEMSDQSGRYPYLWSVSQQGQVWFREGIHPRVPEGTSWEEVEVPKEVAQLSAGPGDLLWVLLWDGNLLVRTGLSLDSPTGSSWVEVASPSKEVEALHVSVGVSVVWVVTKDYKVWFRRGVNSHNPCGSGWISIGGEMMMVDVGLNDQVWAVGEDRGLYFRMGVTPSEPSGSGWIPVLAQWGSIKDGIPPRGDGEFSNQPTEDSQGPALSCTDSESDLGPTDPQHTDTPVLEAQAPSIIPLGAADTSAPPQELKETPSAPQQDAPKPFIPASDSFINSLVSDRDRTLTPQASITETPHEDGEEQPPAAVLPTPPAAGHDVPWMNVDLEGAEAARSAQATVRASGEGLGTLERSQRIGEDDAPVWTWISGGGCDVDASSQISWLSPTGPLTSSLSLTPVQSAAWSEQPQQQERREEISKKPLERSNSVWVRKGTLRWWRDWKPQRWVDVGVALEQSTKSDGRKDSIFFVYYTQYDEKKYLHVCISEVTVLVPVLQDCHYAFAVYTAERTKQRWPLLLAAQTEKDITDWLSLLSDCCCERRGITGAPSRQALWSTTSKGDIMVHEPSLSLETPAHTTACDLMFWRQVQGHLRCVESNCLGLVWGIGWDGTAWVYSGNFGQQLSPDGAQLHQQTDVRSVHVYENQRWNPMTGYTDKGLPTDRPMWSDESGLKECTKGSTPPPTPQWSWVSEWAVDYNVPGGTDKEGWQYAADFPTTFHGHKTMKDFVRRRRWTRKCKITVRGPWKMVPPIRLSDISLMPGLAQSHVNQVPVWALSDKGDVLCRLGVTPQNPAGSSWLHVGTDQPFKSISIGGANQVWAIAKDGAVFYRGSVSPQNPAGECWYHIPSPLRQTLRQLSVGRTSVFAVDENSNLWYRQGLTPSYPQGSAWELISNNVTKVSVGPLDQVWIIADGVPGFPAETPGAVCHRLGVGPMQPKGLSWDYGIGGGWEHISVRGNSAEPPRGPHPPPAGPSRSPAPQRPATQVNGRAVCV, from the exons ATGCCCATCACGCTGCTGTGGGCTGTGGACGTGTACGGCAGGGTGTACAGCCTCTCCACGGCTGGTCAGAGCTGGGTGCGCGCTGACGACATGCTGCTGGAGCTGAAGCGCGTCACTGCAGGCAAGGAGCGCTGCTGGGGCATCGGCTGTGATCACCACGTCTACCTGCACATAATACCCAGTGAGAACCCCATCCGCTACCGGGAGGAGACCTACGAGAACCAG AGGTGGAACCCAGTGGATGGCTTCACTGACGTGCTGCTGCCTACAGACCGCTGGCCGTGGAGCGATGTGACGGGGATGAATCCCCAGCCGCTCCACAGCTTCCAGCTGCCCTCCAGAAGCTGGGAGTGGGAGGGAGACTGGTACGTGGATCAGAGCTGTGGAGGAGAACCCAGCCAGACTGGG GGCTGGGAATATGCTGTTGACTTCCCAGCCAACTTCTCCCCAGACAAGAAGTGGAACTCCTGTGTCCGCCGCAGACGGTGGATCCGTTACAGAAGATACACAGCACAAGGCACTTGGGCGAAG ATCCCTTTGGACAACCCCAGGAAGACCCCGCTGCCGCTCTGTGACATCAGCTGCGGCGGCTGGGAGATGAGCGACCAGTCTGGGCGGTATCCGTACCTCTGGAGTGTGTCCCAACAAGGACAG GTGTGGTTCAGGGAGGGTATCCACCCCCGTGTCCCAGAGGGAACCAGCTGGGAGGAGGTTGAGGTGCCCAAAGAGGTGGCTCAGTTATCAGCCGGCCCCGGGGACCTCCTGTGGGTTTTACTGTGGGATGGAAACCTGCTGGTTCGTACCGGACTCAGCCTGGACAGCCCAACTG GCTCCTCCTGGGTGGAGGTGGCATCGCCCTCTAAGGAAGTGGAAGCTCTTCATGTGTCTGTTGGAGTCAGCGTGGTCTGGGTGGTCACCAAGGACTACAAG GTGTGGTTCAGGCGTGGCGTGAACTCCCACAACCCCTGTGGCTCTGGCTGGATCAGTATCGGAGGGGAGATGATGATGGTGGATGTGGGACTCAACGACCAG GTGTGGGCCGTCGGAGAAGACCGGGGCTTGTATTTTAGAATGGGGGTGACCCCGTCTGAACCAAGTGGAAGTGGCTGGATTCCTGTTTTGGCCCAGTGGGGCAGCATTAAAGACGGAATTCCACCCAG GGGTGATGGTGAGTTCAGCAACCAGCCGACTGAGGACTCTCAAGGTCCTGCACTGAGCTGCACTGACTCCGAGTCAGATTTGGGTCCTACTGACCCACAGCACACTGACACCCCAGTCCTGGAGGCTCAAGCCCCCTCTATCATCCCCTTAGGGGCAGCTGACACATCTGCACCACCACAGGAGCTAAAAGAGACTCCGTCAGCCCCCCAGCAAGATGCCCCCAAACCCTTCATCCCTGCCAGCGACAGCTTCATCAACAGCCTGGTCTCTGACCGCGACCGGACCCTCACACCACAAGCGTCCATCACAGAGACGCCACACGAAGACGGCGAGGAGCAACCGCCAGCTGCGGTCCTTCCAACCCCTCCGGCGGCGGGACACGACGTCCCCTGGATGAACGTGGACCTGGAGGGGGCAGAGGCGGCGCGGAGCGCGCAGGCGACGGTGCGTGCGTCGGGCGAAGGCCTGGGGACCCTGGAGAGGTCGCAGCGCATCGGGGAGGACGACGCGCCGGTGTGGACCTGGATCTCCGGCGGAGGTTGTGACGTGGACGCGAGTTCACAGATCAGCTGGCTCAGCCCTACAG GTCCTCTCACCAGCTCCTTGTCACTGACTCCGGTTCAGTCGGCCGCCTGGAGCGAGCAGCCTCAACAGCAGGAGCGCAGAGAGGAGATCAGCAAGAAGCCGCTGGAGAGAAGCAAC TCGGTGTGGGTGCGTAAGGGTACGTTACGTTGGTGGAGAGACTGGAAGCCACAGCGCTGGGTGGATGTGGGCGTTGCTCTCGAGCAGTCTACCAAGTCGGATGGAAGGAAGGACAGCATTTTCTTTGTCTATTACACGCAGTACGATGAGAAGAAG TACCTTCACGTGTGTATAAGCGAAGTGACAGTGCTGGTTCCAGTTCTGCAGGACTGCCACTACGCGTTTGCTGTGTACACAGCCGAAAGGACCAAGCAGAGGTGGCCTCTGCTTTTAGCAGCACAAACCGAGAAGGACATAACCGACTGG cTGAGCCTGTTGTCTGATTGCTGCTGTGAGCGTCGAGGGATCACCGGCGCCCCGTCCAGACAGGCCCTGTGGTCCACCACCTCAAAGGGAGACATTATGGTCCACGAGCCGTCCTTGTCTCTGGAGACTCCCGCGCACACCACGGCCTGTGACCTCAT GTTCTGGCGCCAGGTCCAGGGGCACCTGCGCTGCGTAGAGTCTAACTGTCTGGGGCTGGTGTGGGGCATCGGGTGGGACGGCACCGCCTGGGTCTACAGTGGGAACTTTGGGCAACAGCTCAGTCCGG atggTGCTCAGCTGCACCAACAGACAGATGTCAGGAGCGTCCATGTGTACGAGAACCAGAGGTGGAACCCCATGACTGGATACACAGACAA AGGACTTCCTACCGACCGTCCCATGTGGAGCGATGAGAGCGGGCTGAAGGAGTGCACCAAGGGCAGCACGCCCCCACCCACCCCTCAGTGGTCCTGG GTGTCAGAGTGGGCTGTGGATTACAACGTCCCTGGAGGAACGGACAAAGAAGGCTGGCAGTATGCCGCGGACTTCCCCAC GACATTTCACGGGCACAAAACTATGAAGGACTTTGTTCGGCGCAGAAGATGGACGAG GAAGTGTAAGATAACGGTGAGAGGTCCGTGGAAGATGGTGCCACCGATCCGTCTGAGCGACATCTCTCTAATGCCAGGTCTGGCTCAGAGCCACGTCAACCAGGTCCCCGTCTGGGCCCTCAGTGACAAGGGGGACGTCTTGTGCCGACTGGGAGTCACTCCTCAAAACCCAGCG GGCAGCTCCTGGCTGCATGTGGGCACAGATCAGCCCTTTAAGTCCATCTCTATCGGAGGAGCCAATCAGGTGTGGGCCATCGCCAAGGACGGCGCCGTCTTCTACAGAGGATCGGTGTCCCCGCAGAACCCTGCAG GAGAATGTTGGTACCACATCCCCTCCCCCCTGAGACAGACCCTCAGACAGCTCTCTGTTGGGAGGACTTCTGTCTTTGCTGTAGATGAAAACA GTAACCTGTGGTACAGACAGGGCCTCACTCCCAGCTACCCTCAGGGCTCCGCCTGGGAGCTCATCTCCAACAACGTCACCAAGGTTTCTGTGGGACCGCTGGACCAG GTTTGGATCATCGCAGACGGAGTTCCAGGTTTCCCGGCTGAGACTCCTGGAGCTGTTTGCCACAGGCTGGGTGTGGGGCCCATGCAGCCCAAGGGCCTTTCCTGGGACTATGGTATAGGG GGAGGATGGGAGCACATCAGCGTGAGGGGGAACTCAGCAGAGCCTCCGCGGGGCCCCCACCCGCCGCCTGCTGGCCCCTCACGCAGCCCAGCCCCCCAGCGACCGGCGACTCAAGTGAACGGGAGAGCAGTGTGCGTGtag